The following are from one region of the Candidatus Poribacteria bacterium genome:
- a CDS encoding IS630 transposase-related protein translates to MSYSSDFRKCVLDFVANGGSKAEASRRFGISRGIIYEWLAAQDPLTCKKPGPQGPRTLDYQALKQHVADFPDATQQERAAHFGVSKHGIWYALKKRNITRKKRPRSPKNSVQ, encoded by the coding sequence ATGAGTTATTCCTCAGATTTTCGCAAATGCGTGCTTGACTTCGTTGCTAATGGCGGTAGTAAAGCCGAAGCTTCACGACGATTTGGCATCTCTCGGGGCATCATCTATGAGTGGTTGGCTGCTCAAGACCCGTTGACCTGTAAAAAACCGGGGCCTCAAGGCCCTCGAACCCTTGATTATCAGGCACTCAAGCAACACGTCGCTGATTTCCCAGATGCCACCCAACAGGAGCGTGCTGCCCATTTTGGTGTCTCGAAACATGGTATTTGGTATGCGTTGAAAAAACGCAATATCACGCGAAAAAAAAGACCACGATCTCCAAAGAACAGTGTCCAGTGA